The genomic interval TATTCGACGGTCTTTTCACGCATCGCCAGCGTCCCCGCGATCTCCCGGTTGGTCTTCCCGTCGACGACCAGGTCCAGCACCTGCCGTTCGCGCGGTGTCAGACGTCCGAGGCGCCAGGCGCGGTCGGCGCGCTGAGCTTCCCTCTGCCACAACGCCCGGTCCATCTCGATCGCCTGATGGATGCGGTCGAGCAGCAGCTGGCGGCTGAAGGGCTCCTCGAAGTAGTCGAACGCGCCGGCCTTCAGCGCTTCCACCGCGGCCTGCACGTCGCCATAGCCCGTGACGACGATGATCGGGAGTCCGACCCTCCGGGCGATGAGCTCTCGCTGGAGAGCGAGCCCTCCCATGCCCGGGAGGCACAGCTCCAGCAAGAGGCATCCCGGACGGGGTCCGTCCGACGCCTCGAGGAACGCCTCCGCCGTGGGGTACGTCTCGACGGCGAGCCCCACCGACGCGCAGAGCCGGCGCAGCGACTCGCGCGCGGTCTCGTTGTGATTCACGACGACGACTCGCGGCTGCGCGCCGGCTCCGTCCGCGGGCGCGACCTGCATACCTGTGGATGCCGACCCATTGCGCTGCCATTCGTGGGCCATGCCGTGCGGCATCATCGCCGCGGAGGCGTTCGGCGGTCAATCGTGAGAACCACGCACCGGTGCCCGGGAGAACCCGCTGCCTCCAGGCTCAGTGCCGAGCCGGAATCT from Deltaproteobacteria bacterium carries:
- a CDS encoding response regulator transcription factor; the encoded protein is MMPHGMAHEWQRNGSASTGMQVAPADGAGAQPRVVVVNHNETARESLRRLCASVGLAVETYPTAEAFLEASDGPRPGCLLLELCLPGMGGLALQRELIARRVGLPIIVVTGYGDVQAAVEALKAGAFDYFEEPFSRQLLLDRIHQAIEMDRALWQREAQRADRAWRLGRLTPRERQVLDLVVDGKTNREIAGTLAMREKTVE